One part of the Girardinichthys multiradiatus isolate DD_20200921_A chromosome 10, DD_fGirMul_XY1, whole genome shotgun sequence genome encodes these proteins:
- the psmd11b gene encoding 26S proteasome non-ATPase regulatory subunit 11B, with amino-acid sequence MAAAAVVEFQRAQSLISTDRNASIDILHSIVRRDVQENDEEAVKVKEQSILELGTLLAKTGQAAELGGLLKFVRPFLISISKAKAARLVRSLLDLFLDMEAATGQEVELCLECIEWAKTEKRTFLRQALEARLISLYFDTKRYQEALALGSQLLQELKKMDDKALLVEVQLLESKTYHALSNLPKARAALTSARTTANAIYCPPKLQATLDMQSGIIHAAEEKDWKTAYSYFFEAFEGYDSIDSPRAITALKYMLLCKIVLNLPEEVQALVSGKLGLRYAGRQTDALKCIALASKNRSLADFEKALTEYKAELRDDPIINTHLAKLYDSLLEQNLIRVIEPFSRVQIAHISDLIKLSKGDVERKLSQMILDKKFHGILDQGEGVLIIFEEPPVDKTYEAALETIQNMSKVVDSLYNKAKKLT; translated from the exons ATGGCGGCCGCAGCAGTGGTTGAATTCCAGAGAGCTCAGTCTCTCATTAGCACGGATCGGAACGCGTCTATCGACATACTTCATTCAATCG TGAGACGAGATGTTCAGGAGAACGATGAGGAGGCTGTCAAGGTTAAAGAACAAAGCATCCTGGAGCTGGGGACACTCCTGGCAAAGACGGGGCAGGCCGCGG AACTTGGGGGCCTGTTGAAATTTGTGAGACCGTTCCTGATATCCATCAGCAAAGCCAAGGCGGCTCGACTCGTCCGCTCTCTGCTGGACCTTTTCCTGGACATGGAGGCCGCGACTGGGCAGGAGGTAGAGCTGTGTCTGGAATGCATCGAGTGGGCAAAGACTGAGAAGAGGACCTTCTTACGACAGGCTCTGGAG GCTCGGCTGATCTCACTCTATTTTGATACCAAACGATACCAGGAGGCCTTGGCTCTCG GCTCCCAACTGCTGCAAGAGCTGAAGAAGATGGACGACAAGGCGCTCCTTGTGGAGGTTCAGCTGCTCGAAAGCAAGACGTACCACGCTCTCAGCAACCTGCCCAAGGCCCGTGCTGCCCTCACCTCAGCCAGGACCACGGCCAACGCCATTTACTGTCCCCCAAAGCTCCAGGCAACGCTGGACATGCAGTCAG GGATCATCCATGCAGCGGAGGAGAAGGACTGGAAGACGGCCTACTCCTACTTCTTCGAGGCCTTCGAAGGTTACGACTCCATCGACAGTCCCAGAGCCATTACAGCACTGAAATACATGCTCCTGTGCAAAATTGTGCTCAACTT acCAGAGGAGGTACAAGCTCTGGTCAGCGGCAAACTGGGCCTCCGATACGCCGGGCGTCAG ACAGATGCACTGAAATGTATTGCACTGGCCAGCAAGAACAGATCATTAGCAGATTTCGAAAAG GCGCTGACAGAGTACAAAGCAGAACTAAGGGACGATCCGATCATTAACACTCATCTGGCCAAACTCTACGACAGTCTGCTGGAACAAAACCTCATTCGAGTCATTGAGCCTTTTTCTAGAGTACAG ATAGCACACATATCAGATCTAATCAAATTATCAAAA ggtGATGTTGAGAGGAAGTTATCACAGATGATTCTGGACAAAAAGTTTCACG GAATCCTTGACCAAGGTGAAGGCGTCTTAATCATATTTGAGGAGCCTCCGGTGGACAAAACATACGAAGCAGCCTTGGAAACAATTCAGAACATGAGCAAAGTTGTGGACTCGCTTTACAACAAAGCTAAGAAGCTGACATAG